In the genome of Xenopus laevis strain J_2021 chromosome 1S, Xenopus_laevis_v10.1, whole genome shotgun sequence, one region contains:
- the LOC121399443 gene encoding lamina-associated polypeptide 2-like, with product MDPAAPKRTASKVIVASAEEPTKKRDKQDAEKRCRACVNMAMRDKKFCQDCFDDYLSRQINPSVARDSPQDLPIPSTSATLPDQQSLMSWIKTAVSQSLKETVLSNPDLSVFNRNPSIQEDSSDDSSSSDEELPSDEISVFDQKHLTPLIRAIRRTLNLEDASQPSTSLLFSKKAKMAFPIHKEVQDLIRLEWEKISRRIPAERRIEKLYPFSDDIQDTLNKPPSVDAPVARLSRKTALPIDDISALKNPMDRRMETELKKCYISAGAACKPSIALVSVTKALSLWAENLEQAVKDRKPREKILEGLEDFRLASNFCLQASLDLVQLSARSMSFAVAARRALWVRSWFADTASKNSLCKMPFEGKKLFGKALDDIISKSSGGKSTFLPQSRRFPDSFRRRPESSFRRRDDTRGFRFGRDFRTSNWRAGQTSFRARARPPRSPKSSSKAQ from the exons ATGGATCCAGCTGCCCCGAAGAGGACTGCTTCCAAGGTGATAGT tgccTCTGCTGAAGAGCCTACTAAAAAGAGAGATAAGCAAGATGCTGAGAAGAGATGCCGAGCATGTGTTAATATGGCTATGAGAGATAAGAAATTTTGCCAGGACTGCTTTGATGATTATCTGTCTAGGCAGATTAACCCCTCTGTGGCCAGGGATTCTCCTCAGGATTTGCCTATTCCTTCAACATCTGCCACTTTGCCTGATCAGCAGTCTCTGATGTCATGGATTAAAACTGCAGTATCTCaatctcttaaagagacagttctctCTAACCCAGATTTGTCTGTATTTAATAGAAATCCTTCTATTCAGGAGGATTCTTCGGATGACAGCTCTTCATCTGATGAGGAATTGCCTAGTGATGAAATTTCAGTATTCGATCAGAAACATCTTACTCCCCTCATTAGGGCTATTAGGCGCACCTTGAATCTGGAGGATGCAAGTCAGCCTTCTACCTCCCTTCTATTTTCTAAAAAAGCGAAGATGGCTTTTCCTATTCATAAGGAAGTGCAGGATTTAATCCGTTTGGAATGGGAGAAGATTTCCAGGAGAATTCCAGCGGAAAGAAGGATTGAGAAATTATATCCTTTCTCTGATGATATTCAAGATACTTTGAATAAACCTCCTTCGGTGGATGCTCCAGTGGCAAGATTGTCGAGGAAGACGGCGTTGCCGATAGATGATATATctgctttaaaaaatcccatggaTCGCCGCATggaaactgagctgaaaaaatgctacatttcagcaggagcagcctgTAAGCCTTCTATTGCATTGGTGTCAGTTACCAAGGCACTTTCCCTTTGGGCAGAAAACTTAGAGCAGGCCGTTAAAGATCGAAAGCCCAGAGAGAAGATTCTGGAAGGTCTTGAAGATTTCAGGTTGGCCTCTAATTTTTGCCTGCAAGCATCCTTGGATTTAGTGCAATTGTCTGCTCGCTCAATGTCCTTTGCTGTAGCAGCCCGTAGAGCCCTTTGGGTAAGATCTTGGTTTGCGGATACCGCTTCCAAAAATTCGCTTTGCAAGATGCCTTTTGAGGGCAAGAAATTATTTGGCAAGGCCTTGGATGACATTATATCAAAATCTTCTGGGGGCAAGAGTACTTTTTTGCCGCAAAGTAGAAGATTTCCTGATAGCTTCAGGAGGCGGCCAGAAAGTTCCTTTCGAAGAAGAGATGATACtagaggattcagattcggaagAGATTTTAGAACCTCGAATTGGCGTGCAGGCCAAACATCTTTTAGGGCCAGAGCTAGACCTCCAAGGTCCCCCAAGTCCTCTTCAAAGGCTCAATGA